A region from the Triticum aestivum cultivar Chinese Spring chromosome 3D, IWGSC CS RefSeq v2.1, whole genome shotgun sequence genome encodes:
- the LOC123075648 gene encoding glutathione transferase GST 23, with product MEMMPCEQPAVRLIGWLSPYVHRAEVALRLKGVPYELLHDDMASKSDLLLTHNPVHKKVPVLLHGHRSIPESLVIVEYVDEAFPAGPPLLPSDPLARANARFWARFLDDKCWKALWVALWAEPGEARAAAAREAKEGLALLEAQLPEGKRFFGGDAIGLLDIAASGVARWLGVFEEMAGVRLLTEEEHPALCRWAREYAADETVRQCLPHRDLVLAVLTPRRGMFVSTAKAMAAHK from the exons ATGGAGATGATGCCTTGTGAACAGCCGGCGGTGAGGCTCATCGGCTGGCTGAGCCCGTACGTGCACCGGGCCGAGGTGGCCCTGCGCCTCAAGGGCGTCCCCTACGAGCTCCTACACGACGACATGGCCAGCAAGAGCGACCTGCTGCTCACCCACAACCCCGTCCACAAGAAGGTCCCCGTGCTCCTCCACGGCCACCGCTCCATCCCGGAGTCGCTCGTCATCGTCGAGTACGTCGACGAGGCCTTCCCCGCCGGCCCGCCGCTGCTCCCCTCCGACCCCCTCGCCCGCGCCAACGCCCGCTTCTGGGCAAGATTCCTCGACGACAAG TGCTGGAAGGCCCTGTGGGTGGCGCTGTGGGCGGAGcccggcgaggcgcgggcggcggcggcgagggaggccaAGGAGGGCCTGGCGCTGCTGGAGGCGCAGCTGCCGGAGGGGAAGCGGTTCTTCGGCGGCGACGCCATCGGCCTCCTTGACATAGCTGCCAGCGGGGTGGCGCGCTGGCTGGGCGTGTTCGAGGAGATGGCCGGGGTGCGGCTGCTGACCGAGGAGGAGCACCCGGCGCTGTGCCGGTGGGCGAGGGAGTACGCGGCGGACGAGACCGTGCGGCAGTGCCTCCCGCACAGGGACCTCGTGCTGGCCGTCCTGACGCCCAGGAGGGGCATGTTCGTGTCCACGGCCAAGGCCATGGCCGCGCACAAGTAG
- the LOC123075649 gene encoding probable glucomannan 4-beta-mannosyltransferase 6 isoform X2, translating into MHHAGGHRLAAMLAGAGEAFASAADRLTASFPPAVAAFLRLLLRAWGALSVPLLRGAVMLCMAMSVMVLAEKVLLGTASAAAKLLSRRRRPGRRDVPVEPDVEAGGGGGSSACFPMVLVQIPMYNEREVYQLSIGAACRLTWPADRLIVQVLDDSTDAAIKELVREECERWAGSGVDVRYEARTDRAGHKAGNLTEGMRHAYARGCEFVAIFDADFQPSPDFLARTVPLLLRDPGLALVQARWEFDECLLTRMQEMSMDYHFKVEQQAGSSLCSFFGYNGSAGVWRRQAIVESGGWDERTTAEDMDLALRAALLGWEFVYVGDVKVKSELPSSLGAYRSQQHRWSCGPALLFKKMLREIVAAERVPAWKKLYIVYNFFVTRRVVSTFFTFFFFSVLLPAKTLFPQVRIPTWQMVCVPTATTLLNSAGTPWRRSAHLVVPWVAFENAMALHRFKAILIGLFEAGRANEWIVTRKSGNGRPTPGAEGRRLKRRCRLHWLELLVGALLLASGCYDCVHGHGYFYLFALPQSIMYFAIGFELLGVHHTS; encoded by the exons ATGCATCATGCAGGCGGTCACCGGCTGGCGGCGATGCtggccggcgccggcgaggcgtTCGCGAGCGCGGCCGACCGGCTGACCGCCTCCTTCCCGCCGGCGGTGGCCGCCTTCCTGCGGCTGCTGCTCCGGGCGTGGGGCGCGCTCTCCGTGCCGCTGCTCCGGGGCGCCGTGATGCTGTGCATGGCCATGTCGGTCATGGTGCTCGCCGAGAAGGTCCTCCTCGGGACGGCCAGCGCCGCGGCCAAGCTGCTCAGCCGGCGCCGGCGGCCCGGGAGGCGCGACGTCCCCGTCGAACCTGACGTCGAGGCTGGTGGCGGTGGTGGCTCCTCGGCCTGCTTCCCCATGGTGCTCGTCCAGATCCCCATGTACAATGAAAGAGAG GTGTACCAGCTCTCGATCGGGGCAGCCTGCAGGCTCACGTGGCCGGCAGACCGATTAATTGTGCAGGTCCTCGACGACTCCACCGACGCCGCCATCAAG GAGCTGGTGAGGGAGGAGTGCGAGCGGTGGGCCGGGAGCGGCGTGGACGTGAGGTACGAGGCCCGCACGGACCGGGCCGGGCACAAGGCCGGCAACCTCACGGAGGGGATGCGCCACGCCTACGCCCGGGGCTGCGAGTTCGTCGCCATCTTCGACGCCGACTTCCAGCCCTCGCCGGACTTCCTCGCCCGCACCGTGCCGCTCCTCCTCCGCGACCCCGGCCTCGCGCTCGTGCAGGCGCGCTGGGAGTTCG ACGAGTGTCTACTGACGAGGATGCAGGAGATGTCCATGGACTACCATTTCAAGGTGGAGCAGCAAGCTGGGTCCTCACTCTGCAGCTTCTTTGGCTACAATG GAAGTGCTGGAGTATGGAGACGGCAAGCCATTGTGGAATCGGGCGGCTGGGATGAGCGGACCACCGCGGAGGACATGGACTTGGCACTCAGAGCAGCACTTCTCGGCTGGGAATTTGTTTACGTCGGTGACGTCAAG GTGAAGAGCGAGCTGCCGAGCTCTCTTGGGGCGTACCGGTCCCAGCAGCACCGGTGGTCGTGCGGGCCGGCGCTGCTGTTCAAGAAGATGCTCCGGGAGATCGTCGCGGCGGAGCGGGTGCCGGCGTGGAAGAAGCTCTACATCGTGTACAACTTCTTCGTGACGCGGAGGGTGGTGTCCACCTtcttcaccttcttcttcttcagcgtGCTGCTGCCGGCCAAGACGCTGTTCCCGCAGGTGCGCATCCCGACGTGGCAGATGGTGTGCGTCCCGACGGCGACGACGCTGCTCAACTCGGCGGGTACGCCGTGGCGCCGGTCCGCGCACCTGGTGGTGCCGTGGGTCGCGTTCGAGAACGCCATGGCGCTGCACCGGTTCAAGGCCATCCTCATCGGGCTCTTCGAGGCCGGCCGCGCCAACGAGTGGATCGTCACCCGCAAGTCCGGGAACGGTAGGCCGACGCCGGGCGCGGAGGGCCGCCGTCTGAAACGGCGGTGCCGGCTCCATTGGCTGGAGCTGCTGGTCGGCGCGCTTCTCCTGGCGTCCGGGTGCTACGACTGTGTGCACGGGCATGGTTATTTCTACTTGTTTGCGCTGCCTCAGTCCATCATGTACTTTGCCATTGGGTTCGAGCTCTTGGGCGTCCATCACACTTCATAG
- the LOC123075649 gene encoding probable glucomannan 4-beta-mannosyltransferase 6 isoform X1: protein MHHAGGHRLAAMLAGAGEAFASAADRLTASFPPAVAAFLRLLLRAWGALSVPLLRGAVMLCMAMSVMVLAEKVLLGTASAAAKLLSRRRRPGRRDVPVEPDVEAGGGGGSSACFPMVLVQIPMYNEREVYQLSIGAACRLTWPADRLIVQVLDDSTDAAIKELVREECERWAGSGVDVRYEARTDRAGHKAGNLTEGMRHAYARGCEFVAIFDADFQPSPDFLARTVPLLLRDPGLALVQARWEFVNADECLLTRMQEMSMDYHFKVEQQAGSSLCSFFGYNGSAGVWRRQAIVESGGWDERTTAEDMDLALRAALLGWEFVYVGDVKVKSELPSSLGAYRSQQHRWSCGPALLFKKMLREIVAAERVPAWKKLYIVYNFFVTRRVVSTFFTFFFFSVLLPAKTLFPQVRIPTWQMVCVPTATTLLNSAGTPWRRSAHLVVPWVAFENAMALHRFKAILIGLFEAGRANEWIVTRKSGNGRPTPGAEGRRLKRRCRLHWLELLVGALLLASGCYDCVHGHGYFYLFALPQSIMYFAIGFELLGVHHTS, encoded by the exons ATGCATCATGCAGGCGGTCACCGGCTGGCGGCGATGCtggccggcgccggcgaggcgtTCGCGAGCGCGGCCGACCGGCTGACCGCCTCCTTCCCGCCGGCGGTGGCCGCCTTCCTGCGGCTGCTGCTCCGGGCGTGGGGCGCGCTCTCCGTGCCGCTGCTCCGGGGCGCCGTGATGCTGTGCATGGCCATGTCGGTCATGGTGCTCGCCGAGAAGGTCCTCCTCGGGACGGCCAGCGCCGCGGCCAAGCTGCTCAGCCGGCGCCGGCGGCCCGGGAGGCGCGACGTCCCCGTCGAACCTGACGTCGAGGCTGGTGGCGGTGGTGGCTCCTCGGCCTGCTTCCCCATGGTGCTCGTCCAGATCCCCATGTACAATGAAAGAGAG GTGTACCAGCTCTCGATCGGGGCAGCCTGCAGGCTCACGTGGCCGGCAGACCGATTAATTGTGCAGGTCCTCGACGACTCCACCGACGCCGCCATCAAG GAGCTGGTGAGGGAGGAGTGCGAGCGGTGGGCCGGGAGCGGCGTGGACGTGAGGTACGAGGCCCGCACGGACCGGGCCGGGCACAAGGCCGGCAACCTCACGGAGGGGATGCGCCACGCCTACGCCCGGGGCTGCGAGTTCGTCGCCATCTTCGACGCCGACTTCCAGCCCTCGCCGGACTTCCTCGCCCGCACCGTGCCGCTCCTCCTCCGCGACCCCGGCCTCGCGCTCGTGCAGGCGCGCTGGGAGTTCG TGAACGCAGACGAGTGTCTACTGACGAGGATGCAGGAGATGTCCATGGACTACCATTTCAAGGTGGAGCAGCAAGCTGGGTCCTCACTCTGCAGCTTCTTTGGCTACAATG GAAGTGCTGGAGTATGGAGACGGCAAGCCATTGTGGAATCGGGCGGCTGGGATGAGCGGACCACCGCGGAGGACATGGACTTGGCACTCAGAGCAGCACTTCTCGGCTGGGAATTTGTTTACGTCGGTGACGTCAAG GTGAAGAGCGAGCTGCCGAGCTCTCTTGGGGCGTACCGGTCCCAGCAGCACCGGTGGTCGTGCGGGCCGGCGCTGCTGTTCAAGAAGATGCTCCGGGAGATCGTCGCGGCGGAGCGGGTGCCGGCGTGGAAGAAGCTCTACATCGTGTACAACTTCTTCGTGACGCGGAGGGTGGTGTCCACCTtcttcaccttcttcttcttcagcgtGCTGCTGCCGGCCAAGACGCTGTTCCCGCAGGTGCGCATCCCGACGTGGCAGATGGTGTGCGTCCCGACGGCGACGACGCTGCTCAACTCGGCGGGTACGCCGTGGCGCCGGTCCGCGCACCTGGTGGTGCCGTGGGTCGCGTTCGAGAACGCCATGGCGCTGCACCGGTTCAAGGCCATCCTCATCGGGCTCTTCGAGGCCGGCCGCGCCAACGAGTGGATCGTCACCCGCAAGTCCGGGAACGGTAGGCCGACGCCGGGCGCGGAGGGCCGCCGTCTGAAACGGCGGTGCCGGCTCCATTGGCTGGAGCTGCTGGTCGGCGCGCTTCTCCTGGCGTCCGGGTGCTACGACTGTGTGCACGGGCATGGTTATTTCTACTTGTTTGCGCTGCCTCAGTCCATCATGTACTTTGCCATTGGGTTCGAGCTCTTGGGCGTCCATCACACTTCATAG